From the genome of Tolypothrix sp. NIES-4075:
GCTACGTCATAGCCCCGCTTTGCAAATTAAAGTGAGTGATACGGGGATTGGTATTCCCAGCGAGGCTTTACCTTGCTTGTTTGATCGCTTTTATCGAGTAGATCCAGCACGTACCCACAATACAGCAAATAAAAAGTGCGATCTTGCCACCGGATCGGGTTTGGGACTCGCGATCGCTCACGCTATTGTCCAAACCCATCAAGGTCAAATTCACGTTGAAAGCACTCAAGGCATTGGCACCACCTTCACTGTCATTTTACCAATCACTCTTGAGTCTTAGTTTTTTAACAAACAATTGTTTCCTGTGACAGATGCACATGTTTGAATTTTATTTGTAATTTATATTGCGAAGCCATGAGATTTGAGCCATCAATTTGGTCTCTAGCGGTTTGAAATTCCTACTGAAGAACCGTTTATTTTAGTAGTTATTCAAACTGCTAGCTTGCTATTGGTAAAAATCGCACTCGGCGAAAACGCATATATAAAAGCATTTGTGGAGGGTTAGATGCCAATTTCTATAGTCAGACACGAGCTCTACGATTTACTAAAAAAAATTGCCGAAAGTGGGCAAGAATTGCATGAAGTTGATTTTTCGGGAAACAAATTATCAGAAGCAGATTTATTAGCTCATTTAGATTACCTAAATCAAAATCAGTACATTAATGCTGAGTTTACAAACGATGGTCGCTTTCAGAAGGCAAAAATAACCGATAAAGGGCGTAATCTGATAGACAACTATGAGGATAAGTTATCAAAAAACCCAGACTCACGTTCATCTGCACCAATTGCGGAGAAAGATTTGCCCTTTTTGGAAAAGGTGATGGTGAATGGGGGTTTGGCAGATATCTTCGATGCTAGAGATATCACAGAAGTCGCATTCCGGGTGATGCGCGATTTAATGAGTACCGAAGCTGCCGATCGCGTTGAAGCTGAATTACACAAACCAGCCGAAAAAACTGATGATAAAGCGCTACAAATGGAAATTGCCGAACTCTGGCACGATACAAATCCGCTTGTCGGGTTTTTAAGTCGGGTACGTCCACCCTGGCAAGGTCCTGGCATCTTTAAGATTGATAGCGATCGCTTTTTATTTCGGGTGGCTAATGAAGGTGGAATGCCACCTAATGCTGACCGCGAAAAGGTAGTCATGGCAATATTTTCTGCCACTAAAGACGAACTATCAGAAGAACGAATTCAGGAAATTGCTAGCTGGTTGCCCGATCTAGTTCGCAAAATGTGGGAAGAAGCATAAATCAAATATAAAGTTAGGAGATGGGAATTTTCAATAATTCCTACCTCTTAATTTTTTGTCAAACTATAACTAATGATAGATTTACATTTTACTTAAGGCTGAAATAAAAATAGGAGATTTTTTATTTTTTCACCTTTTAGCTAGAGGTAAGGTTTATTATTCATTAGCTAAAATTTGAATATTAATATTTTTTAAGATATTTCTCAGATGATGGAGAAAAAAATGAACAAAAATCAAAATAACTTTCGCAAGTCGGCTAAATTTCTAAGTACTATTTTTGGCGGACTACTTATTGGTTTGCCAGCAATTCCACATGCGGCGATCGCCCAACAATCTAGTCCCAAAATTAACCCTTGCCCTCGGATTTTCTACGAAGAACCGCACAATAGTCAAGTTATGGTTCCTCAAGGATGCCCACCTAATGCTTTCACTCAAAAAATGGGAATGCAAGGGCAAACTCCGATTCGCAACAACACCTCCGCTAACCCAACACCGGAACAAACAAGGATGGGTGTAGGTGGTGAAATGCCCGATGGAACAAGCACATCGCAGAATTACAATTATAACAGCCAGTCGTCGATGATGCGATCGCAACAAGGCATGACTAATTCATCTGGTTCTATCACCAACTCTACACAACAAAGCCAAACTTCCGTAATTCAACCACCATCACCACAACAGCAGCAACCCGCTGTTGCAATGGTAATGCCCATGAGTGGTAAAGTAGGTGTCCGCTTAGTAAATCAGACAGCCGCACCTATTAGCTACCAAGTAATTGGCGATACAGCACTGCGAACGCTACAAGGTAAGTCTGAGGTGATGCTGCAAGGTTTAAGCACTCCTGTAACGGTTACTTTCTATCGTCAAGATAAAGGACTGTTGATGGTGACACCACAAGGATCTTCTCAAGAAGGTATGTTGCAACTTTCATTTAAAGAAACAACCGACGTGAATATGGATAAAAGTGCAATGAGAATTGACCGAAATGGTGCTGTATTCTTGAATTAGAATAAGTTACACTCGGCAGACAGTTCCCAAATCCCCCATTATTATCATGTCCTGATAATTAACAGCAATAAAAACCTACCTACCGTCCTAGAGACGTAGCAGTGCTACGTCTCTACAGTATGTTTAACGGGACTTGAACATTTTTGAGGACAAAATAAGCCTCAAATCCTTGTATGGCAAGGGAAATACACAAAATACCAAAAAACGCCTGAAACCCAGATATATCAAGAAACTAAGTAATATGAAGCGTTTAGATCGGAATGATATTTCTTCCCAGTTTTGAAACGACATAGGGAATAATTTGTTTTATCTCTCCTAACCTTTTTGCTACCGTCGTAAGTGTATGCACTCGTATATTTGGGGTTGATGAAAACAATTTTTCCTCCCAGTTCCGTCCATCTATCTGTCACTAGCTCAACAATTTTCCTGTGACACCAGAGATGGAATTTCTCTAATGATGCTCATGCTTGCAGCGTTGCTGCTTGTAGTCGTAGTCTTGGTTATAATCAATGGTGCCAAAGAGGTCAAGCACTTTGAGCCGCTTGCGACGTTGGATATATTCGCGCAGGGCTGTATCAACTAGCGCATCAACGGTTGTCTGGTCATCGAGTGCGAGTGCCTCTTGTTGCAAGGCATCGTTTATGTTAAGTGATGTAGCCATGATCGCTCCTCAGCAACGACTGACTGACCCAATTTTACTGCACTTTCCCTGGTTGCCTTGCTTCCTCTGCGCCTTGATTCGTGTTTTCCGGTTGGTAGTCGAATAGACATCCTACTATTATTAAGTCATTCAGAAGGGAATTAGATGGTGCGTTACACACACGTTTTAGTACCCTACCATCATGAGCGATCGCACTTTTTCTGTGTCGATTAGCAACAAAGATGTAAGGCTTGATACGATCTGAAGCTTTTTCGACGGATTAACCAAGAAACTCCTAAAGCACTCTACCTGCATAGTGCTTTCAGTTTTTAACTAATATTTTTTCGGGAATCGCCATTTTTACATTTGTAGATTTGGTAAGAATCACGTAGATAAGTACCGAATATAAAGAAATGCATATTAGCATTACAGATGACTTGAAGAAGCGATTTCATGCCACCTGCGTCATGCGGGGTAAAAAGATGAGCCAAGTAGTAATTGAGCTAATCGAACAATGGCTGGAAAGCAACGAGGTTCCCCAAGCTGGGGAGATAAAGAGGCTATAGCTACTTCCCCAAATTGGGTAGTCTGGCTACTGGTAAAACCAGTTGAGTGAGAAATCTTGTCAAATTATATAACTGGAATTTAGTAAACGATGCAAACAATCTTAATATTGACAGCAAATCCTAAAGACACTTCACGACTACGTTTAGATCAGGAGGTACGAGATATTAAAGAAGGATTACAGCGGGCAAAAAACCGCGATCAGTTTGTTGTAGAGTCAAACTTTGCAGTGCGACCGAGGGACATCCAGCGGACTATGCTGGAGATTAATCCTTCTATTGTTCATTTTTCTGGGCATGGAACACAAGATGAAGGTTTAGTATTTGAAGATGAAACAGGTTCGACAAAGCTAGTCGATGGAGAAGCCTTAGCGGGACTGTTTGCACTGTTTGCAGAGCAACTTGAGTGTGTTGTTCTGAATGGCTGTTATTCGGAAGTGCAAGCTCTTGCGATCGCACAACACATTAATTATGTGATTGGCATGAAAAAGGCGATCGCAGATAAAGCAGCAATTGAATTTGCTGTGGGTTTTTACGATGCTCTAGGAGCAGGACGAACTGTTGAGTTTGCCCATAAATTAGGTTGCGCTGCAATTCGGTTGGCAGGTGTTCCAGAGCAACTAACCCCCATTCTCCTCAACAATAAGCGAAATATTGATAGTTTTCTAGACCTTCCGAACGAACCTGCACCTGAGGAACTAAACGACTCTGACAGAGAAATACTTACAGAACTGCTGATACGTAGTGGACGTGCAGAATATTCGGCACGAAAAGCACTTTGTATAAGAATTGGAATTGAAGCAAATCAACTTGGATTTTTAAGACAATCCACCGATGCTGACTTTGCCTTAGAGCTAATTGACTATTTGCATACTACAGATGATAAACAAGCTCTTGGGAAAATCTGCAAGGAACTTGAAGTTGTGTTTAAAAGAGGAAAATACGCGGCTGATTTGGAAAGTATTAAATCAAAACTCAAAACTCAATTGTAAGTAGTATCTAGGAGTAAAAAGTATGTCAACGCGATTCCTTTTGGACGAAGATGATATAAAAGAATTAACAAAACTAATGCTCGTAATGATCGAGACCCAAGAGTCAAGAAAACAAATATGTAGAGACCTTGGCATCGACCCCCATGAAGTCTCGTTTATTATCGGTACTTCAGATGACACATTTTGTACAGAGTTAATTGACTGTTTAAATCGATTTGGCTATCAAGAATATCTTTGTAAGCTTTGTTGCGATAAATTATTTCCTATCTTGAATAAATCAGTATATAGCCATCGTATATCTATCTTAAAAAAGATTGTAGAAAAACTCAATTGTAATTGTAATCAGGAAAAACAAAATCATCCAATACCAACTGTCCCTAATCCAGATGAATCAAAATCTGAATCATTGTTTACAAAAATCGGTAATGTTAACAAAAAGCTACTTGCAGGTGGTGCAATTCTTCTAATTGTGTTAGCAGGATATCCAACTTATGAACATTTTAAACAGCCATCTCAATTAGACCAGGATCAGGTGCTAGCACAGAAAGCCCCACTTGTTCAGTCTGAGATTGAGGGGAATATAGGAGCGCATAGGAAAGGTGGAGTACTAGTTAAACTTATAACAAAGGTAGAGCTTCGTAATTTTATTGTTGAAGCCCAATTTGATAACCCCTATGATGGTACAATAATGGATAATTGGATTTATGGTTTTGCGTTTAAAGAAAATACAAGTGATGATCTTAATGATTCTAAGCGCAAAGGGTTAGATGCATGGGTTGATTCAAAGAAAAAAACATGGGGTTTCAGTTCACATAATATCTCTTTAAACGGAAATTTATCAAATCTTAATCTTTCAGATAAAAGCTCAAATAAATTACGTTTAACTGTAAATAATAAGAAAGCTAAATTTTTTGTAAATGATATGTACATTGAAACCTTTGATGTTTCAGATTTAACGAATAAAGGATCTATTTTTTTTACAGCAGCGGGTGGAATAAGTGGTAAATCAGTCCAGTACCAATATAAAAACCTTAGAGTTTGGTCTCTAGATAACTAATAAGCATAATGAGCTAAGAGAAAGCTGAAATGAGACTGAAAGTATAATTCTTGCAAAATAAGGATTTTAGGTTATTTTATTGAAAGTCCCTTATGATGATTTTTTTGGAGTCACTTCAAATATTTTTATGGTATAGGAGTGCGATCTATGACTCTTCATCAAACAACGCATCTAAATCCTGATATCCACTAACAACTCGTGCAATTTCAATTCCATCTGCAATGGGACGATAAAAAATCAAATAATTCTCTACAGGGAAACTTTGCAGCGAGGGAGAAAGTTCATCACGTCTGCGTCCTATATTTGGAAAATTGGCTAAATTGCTACATTTTTGATTAATTTTCTTCAGTAATCGCTCTGCTGCATCAAAGCTACTCTTGTCAGCGATATAATCAATTATGTTCTCAATATGCCGACTTCAGCAGCAGTAAATCTACAAATATTACTCATTTACCTGCTTGCTGACGACGCTGTTGTAATTTCTGCTCTAATTGACGAAAAACTATCTCCCCATCAATTACTTCCCCACGTTCGAGTTGTTCTACTCCGATCGCAATTTCCCGTTTTAATTCCTCAAATCTACCTTTATAAATCCTTTCCCTTTCCTCCAGTAGTTTAATACCCGCAATAATCACGTCCTCAGTCGAAGTATATTTCCCGCTGGCAATTTGACTTTGGATAAATTGCTCTAATTCAGGAGTCAAAGAAATACTCATATATAGGAATCCTACTTGATTGAGTGAAAAGAGGTGTTAGGGATATTGCGATCGCTGTCATAATTAGCTAATTAATAATCTATAACATTGGAGATGGTATTTTTTATAACGAAACCAAACCATTGTCTTCAAAATTTATCTCCAGATGATATTCTTCCATCATTGCAGTTCCCAGCAAAGGCTTATAACCAGAGGCTAAAATAGGGACTACCTTTTCTACATCATCCCAAACAACAGTTGCTAAATGTATAGCTAATAAAGCTTCACTACCGTCAGCAAATCTTGCAGATATGCTTGAATATAAAGGAAGATTCATCGCATTGACTGCTTGAACTGGTAAGGTAAGATAGTCGTTGAATCCAGTATCGATGACAAAATCCAGGGAAAAATCTGGTTGTTGTGGTAAACGAAAAATCACTGGAACTATTGCTTTGCGGTCAATCAATCTTCCGTAAATCATTCAACTGTACGCTCCATAGAAGCACCACCAAAGGTGACAGCAACATCATAGCCAATTCGCATAGTAAATAATCTAGCGTTGGGATTCTTCTGCTTTAACCTTAATGCTGATTCAACACCACTTTTATCAATTCCATATTCGCCTGTTTCAGCATCAATCACAATCATCTTGCCAATATTATCACCATGTTCAACCTCTGAGCGAATCCCCTTAGAGTAAAATTGTTTGGCTCTTTGGGCAACTTCTTCTACAGTCCAAAAAATAGCCTGCATAATTACACCTGTTTTTAGTCTACTGTTTTTCTATATTCTATAAGTAAGTGGCTCTTCAAAGCCTCTAACATGATATCGCAACCCATTATAAATAGAGTGAACTTGCGCTCTCCAGAAAATCGAAAAGTACGATTTTATAGACTTGGAGAGCGCAAGTTCCTTAGAAGACTTTACATGTAACGTCTCTAGGTTCTATTTACCCGAAAATTGCTGTAATTCAAAATCTGACGAGATTAAAAGCGAAGCGATGTTCGATGTTCTAGCACGAGAGGTTCTCGCCTGGGCTAACACCCAACATTCTGGTAAACTGCTGGTAAAGTTGTATTCTATGCTGTGCCTGTTGAGTCACCTGCCCCTTACCACATTCGATGCCTCCATTGATGATGTTGATGGTCATACCGAAACCGGATTGGCTGATGGCATTGTGGCATGATGATTTGGGTGATTGGGGAGTCATCCAGAACCACAAGGCAGTCGTGAAGGAAATGACGCTATCCCTCGAAACTAGTTCAGGGTTGTTGAGCAGATCCTTTCCGATAGCTTTCCCGCATAGCGCATAGTTGTAGTTCCATGACAACTGGATAGGTCCGCGACCCTGATATGTTTTACCTTGCACACATGGATAGGTAGTGGGATCGCAGTAATGAGGCCAATTTGCTGTGTTCAGTTCTTCGATGTACTGTAGATCCCCCGTTTCGTGGGCAATATTTGCCAGGAAAGCAGCTGCCTCACGTTTGTGTTGCTCGTCAGATCCTTCATTGCAAAAGCTTGGGTATTTCTGCGCTGCTGTTATCAGACCTTCATAGGAGTACAAACTATTACGGTTTGGGAACATAGCTTCGTAAGTTTGTCGCGACACAATACTCGCAAAACCACTGCCAGAAGGAGGGGGGGGATTCCCACCACTGTTATTAGCTGGAATTTGAAGTTGTTGACCAATTTGTAAACTTTGAGGCTGAATATTACCGTTAGCAGCAGAGATTTTTTGCCACTGATTGCCATCACCATAGTATGCTTGAGCTATATCGAATAATGTATCTCCAGCTTCTACAGTATGGGTTGTTGGAGGATTTCCCTGTTTTCTAGCCATATTTTTTCCTTTCAAGAACTTGAATTAAGTCATTGGTTAAGACGTCCTACAAGATCGGCGATCGCACTCTTGTTAAATCTGTTATTAGACATCTCCGATTAGGAGACTAAAACACTTACAATGCGTAAGTCCTAGTCTATTAAGAAGACAGATGCCGTTAGAAAACTGATTGACCAATAACATTTCCCGGCGAAACGTAGCGGCAAACGAGTCTAGCGTTCCCATCACCACCGTCAACAACAGCACATCCTACTTGTGTAGTGTTCCTCCAAACCATTTGAGTATAGTGACCGACATCAGCCCAATTGCCAGTATTACTAACATTTGGGAACGTTCCCTTGACAAAATGCTGCTTTTCATTGCCCCAACTGCCAACCATTTGTGTAAAGCTAAACCTGTGTGATGTCCCCATCCAAAGGTTTTCTCCTTGACCGGAAGTCCCACTATGCTCGAATTTTCTGTTGGAACTGAGGTAATTTGCCCACTCTTGAGCCTGACTTGCCAAAGTATTAGACCAAGTGAGGGGTGGAACACCGACTTGCGATCTATACGAGTTGTGGGCGTTCAGTATCTCTTGTGCCATACCACCACCTGACGGACCAGATGGATTATCTTGTCCGACTTTTTTGAAGGATGAGATCATATCATTCCAGGTATTAGTGACCCAAGGATATTCACCCGGCGTAAGCCGAAAACTTTTCCCTTGGAAGTTTGCATCCTCAAAAAATTCCCAAGTGCCGGAGTAAACTTTAATCGAGGATATTTTGTCGTTCCAAAAATCTCCAACATAAGAATAGTCCTGATCGAGAGAACCTGATGCGGCTCCAGAGAAATTGGAATCCGTATAAATTTCGACTGACATAATTAACGCTCCAAAATTTGAAAATTAGTTATTTTTGTCTTGTTCGAGTCAATATAAATTTATTGGCAAGTGTTAGTTGCTTTATGTCGGTTTGATTGACTAACATAAAGCAATCTTAATAACTGGAATTGACAGCAGCTATACTCTGAACGCCTAATAATTGGATTGATCTTAGAATGGCTGAAATCCATGACTGATAATATTTTTAATTATCAAAAAGTCAAGCTCTAAGGCGTTCTTATTTTATATAGGTGGAAACAAAATTAACTTATGCACTTCTGACTATAATTTTTGCAGAAATTGACCCATAAATTAAGCTCCTGAGATGACCGATCAAAAAATTGCAACTGTCGGTTTCAGCAGCCAACCTTCAGACTGAAGTCTGAGGCTATACAAATAAAGCCCACCTGCGTGGGCTTTTAAATACGAAGTCCACCTAGACGGACTTTGTTTGTTTAGCCGCGAATGCGCGTCGTCGGGTAATAAGTGCTATCGATGTTTTGACAGTTTTAGCATTTGTGTGAGTCTATCAAGCAATAAAACTTCACGCTTGCTGTCTTCTAATGTCCGCGCTAGTATAATTGCTCTTTCATAAAAATTGCGGGCGGTGGGATAGTTACCTAATTGCTCGTACAATAAAGCATAAGACTCAAAAGATTTTAATTTCTCTGCTAAATTTTCTGATTCTGTAGCTAGTGTTAAACGCTGTTCTAGTAAGTCGAAAGCGCGTTCATATCTTCCCACAGAACGGTGAGCTGTAACCAAACCGTCAATTGCTCGTAATTCGTTGGTGCGATCGCGTGTAACTTTTGCGATTCGCAGTGCCGAACCATATGTACCAATGGTATCTTGATAATTACCGGC
Proteins encoded in this window:
- a CDS encoding plasmid partition protein ParG; amino-acid sequence: MHISITDDLKKRFHATCVMRGKKMSQVVIELIEQWLESNEVPQAGEIKRL
- a CDS encoding CHAT domain-containing protein, which codes for MQTILILTANPKDTSRLRLDQEVRDIKEGLQRAKNRDQFVVESNFAVRPRDIQRTMLEINPSIVHFSGHGTQDEGLVFEDETGSTKLVDGEALAGLFALFAEQLECVVLNGCYSEVQALAIAQHINYVIGMKKAIADKAAIEFAVGFYDALGAGRTVEFAHKLGCAAIRLAGVPEQLTPILLNNKRNIDSFLDLPNEPAPEELNDSDREILTELLIRSGRAEYSARKALCIRIGIEANQLGFLRQSTDADFALELIDYLHTTDDKQALGKICKELEVVFKRGKYAADLESIKSKLKTQL
- a CDS encoding clan AA aspartic protease → MIYGRLIDRKAIVPVIFRLPQQPDFSLDFVIDTGFNDYLTLPVQAVNAMNLPLYSSISARFADGSEALLAIHLATVVWDDVEKVVPILASGYKPLLGTAMMEEYHLEINFEDNGLVSL
- a CDS encoding CAP domain-containing protein — encoded protein: MSVEIYTDSNFSGAASGSLDQDYSYVGDFWNDKISSIKVYSGTWEFFEDANFQGKSFRLTPGEYPWVTNTWNDMISSFKKVGQDNPSGPSGGGMAQEILNAHNSYRSQVGVPPLTWSNTLASQAQEWANYLSSNRKFEHSGTSGQGENLWMGTSHRFSFTQMVGSWGNEKQHFVKGTFPNVSNTGNWADVGHYTQMVWRNTTQVGCAVVDGGDGNARLVCRYVSPGNVIGQSVF
- a CDS encoding glycoside hydrolase family 19 protein gives rise to the protein MARKQGNPPTTHTVEAGDTLFDIAQAYYGDGNQWQKISAANGNIQPQSLQIGQQLQIPANNSGGNPPPPSGSGFASIVSRQTYEAMFPNRNSLYSYEGLITAAQKYPSFCNEGSDEQHKREAAAFLANIAHETGDLQYIEELNTANWPHYCDPTTYPCVQGKTYQGRGPIQLSWNYNYALCGKAIGKDLLNNPELVSRDSVISFTTALWFWMTPQSPKSSCHNAISQSGFGMTINIINGGIECGKGQVTQQAQHRIQLYQQFTRMLGVSPGENLSC
- a CDS encoding type II toxin-antitoxin system VapB family antitoxin, with the translated sequence MATSLNINDALQQEALALDDQTTVDALVDTALREYIQRRKRLKVLDLFGTIDYNQDYDYKQQRCKHEHH
- a CDS encoding type II toxin-antitoxin system ParD family antitoxin, whose product is MSISLTPELEQFIQSQIASGKYTSTEDVIIAGIKLLEERERIYKGRFEELKREIAIGVEQLERGEVIDGEIVFRQLEQKLQQRRQQAGK
- a CDS encoding DUF2267 domain-containing protein, translated to MAEKDLPFLEKVMVNGGLADIFDARDITEVAFRVMRDLMSTEAADRVEAELHKPAEKTDDKALQMEIAELWHDTNPLVGFLSRVRPPWQGPGIFKIDSDRFLFRVANEGGMPPNADREKVVMAIFSATKDELSEERIQEIASWLPDLVRKMWEEA
- a CDS encoding type II toxin-antitoxin system RelE/ParE family toxin, yielding MENIIDYIADKSSFDAAERLLKKINQKCSNLANFPNIGRRRDELSPSLQSFPVENYLIFYRPIADGIEIARVVSGYQDLDALFDEES